A part of Tigriopus californicus strain San Diego chromosome 10, Tcal_SD_v2.1, whole genome shotgun sequence genomic DNA contains:
- the LOC131889090 gene encoding SEC14-like protein 1: protein MVQKYESPVRVYKNPFELVMKAYEMRFPTCDMIPVVKETEIIGEEISEDGAIHVIDRRAKLSIDVPYLLKKIMGVDHLLFRQKNTLDKRGRTLEIDAWNESFCNRVVIKELCIYSVHPENPEWTCFEQKADLDIKSFFGFEGSAEKVAINEYSKNIAKSKDIMEYYINLLSEQGVTHVPIWSPPEGSQKKPENKEEPTVQESTVANGKEKALLRRKSSGIRGELEALHIEESSSSKLEQGYIQMYLGELTPMQESRLVQLKNRVSELLRGKVPSDPVFLRFLRAREFNVEKAREMLSQSLMWRKKHGVDKILNEYELPKVIKDFFPGGWHHSDKEGRPLFILRLGQMDVKGIIKSVGEEGITKLTLHICEEGLRLTEEAAHRLNKPISTWCLLLDLEGLNMRHLWRPGMKALLHIIEICEANYPETLGRVLIIRAPRVFPIMWTLVSPLIDETSREKFLFYGGNGYQESGGLVDYIPIEHIPDWLGGPKITDIPEGGLVPKSHYMPAEEFVKDQSPGPHFLEESYYHSTSLSRGQVHEGVIQIEERGTVITWDFDVLRHDVVFTVYRLRDKLPPIKSPGASASPSQKDSNFTFPEQKDTSVSSTSGTGAGTATTTGVGGNANVSAVKGTEMALDKVQDHKTCLDRTWKENLDYFKVENSIVCHDGESIQGSHVTSHPGTYVLQWKFFDKHHLGPSSVSPLDVIADSLSGTQHKAKIMYYYETLNSVDYRGSMTSLQSCQSGFSTISKISMGKQSSSGVSSAHSDKLHS, encoded by the exons ATGGTGCAGAAATACGAGTCCCCCGTAAGAGTGTACAAGAACCCGTTTGAATTGGTGATGAAGGCTTATGAAATGCGATTCCCGACGTGCGACATGATCCCCGTTGTGAAAGAGACTGAAATCATCGGAGAAGAGATCTCTGAAGATGGCGCCATTCACGTGATCGATCGACGAGCCAAGCTCAGCATTGATGTGCCATACCTGCTCAAAAAGATCATGGGTGTGGACCATCTTTTGTTTCGCCAAAAGAACACCCTCGACAAACGAGGGCGGACTTTGGAGATTGATGCCTGGAATGAATCATTTTGCAACCGTGTGGTCATCAAAGAGCTTTGCATTTACTCCGTCCACCCTGAAAATCCGGAATGGACCTGCTTCGAACAGAAAGCGGACCTAGATATCAAAAGCTTCTTTGGGTTCGAAGGATCGGCAGAGAAAGTGGCCATCAACGAGTACTCCAAGAATATCGCCAAGAGCAAGGATATCATGGAGTATTACATCAATCTTCTTTCGGAGCAAGGCGTGACTCATGTCCCGATCTGGAGCCCTCCTGAGGGATCTCAAAAGAAGCCCGAAAACAAGGAGGAGCCAACTGTCCAAGAGTCCACTGTGGCCAATGGGAAGGAGAAGGCGTTGCTCCGCCGGAAATCCTCGGGCATCCGAGGAGAACTCGAGGCTCTTCATATTGAAGAGAGCAGCTCTAGCAAGTTGGAGCAGGGCTATATTCAAATGTATTTGGGTGAGCTCACGCCCATGCAAGAATCTCGACTGGTTCAGCTCAAGAATCGCGTTTCGGAGCTTCTAAGAGGCAAAGTTCCGAGTGATCCAGTATTCCTGCGATTCCTCCGAGCTCGCGAGTTTAACGTGGAAAAAGCTCGCGAGATGCTTTCCCAGTCCCTCATGTGGCGAAAGAAGCACGGGGTGGACAAGATTCTAAACGAGTACGAACTCCCCAAGGTAATAAAGGACTTCTTTCCTGGGGGTTGGCATCATTCTGACAAAGAAGGTCGTCCCTTGTTCATTCTTCGTCTGGGCCAAATGGATGTCAAAGGAATCATCAAGTCCGTCGGCGAGGAAGGTATTACGAAATTGACCTTGCACATTTGCGAAGAAGGACTTCGATTGACCGAGGAAGCCGCTCATCGACTGAACAAGCCCATTAGCACGTGGTGTCTTCTTCTGGATTTGGAAGGACTCAACATGCGGCATTTGTGGCGACCCGGTATGAAGGCATTACTCCACATCATCGAGATATGTGAGGCCAATTATCCCGAGACCTTGGGGCG GGTTCTCATCATTCGAGCTCCGCGGGTATTCCCGATCATGTGGACGCTGGTTAGTCCTCTCATTGATGAGACCTCCCGTGAAAAGTTTCTCTTCTACGGAGGAAACGGCTATCAAGAGTCCGGTGGTCTGGTGGATTACATTCCCATTGAGCACATCCCAGATTGGTTGGGTGGACCGAAAATCACTGACATTCCCGAGGGTGGACTTGTGCCCAAGTCCCATTACATGCCAGCCGAAGAGTTCGTGAAAGACCAAAGCCCAGGTCCACACTTCCTGGAGGAATCCTATTATCATTCCACCTCTTTGTCACGCGGTCAAGTTCACGAAGGAGTCATCCAGATCGAAGAGCGAGGCACGGTCATCACTTGGGACTTTGATGTGCTCAGGCACGACGTCGTGTTCACCGTTTACCGATTGAGGGACAAGCTCCCGCCCATCAAATCTCCAGGCGCCTCGGCCTCGCCCAGTCAAAAGGATTCCAATTTCACCTTCCCCGAGCAAAAGGACACGAGCGTATCGAGTACAAGTGGGACTGGAGCCGGGACTGCCACCACTACTGGCGTGGGCGGCAATGCTAATGTATCGGCTGTCAAAGGCACGGAAATGGCTCTGGACAAGGTCCAAGACCACAAAACGTGTCTAGACCGCACGTGGAAGGAGAACTTGGACTACTTCAAAGTCGAAAATAGCATCGTCTGCCACGACGGCGAGTCCATTCAGGGCTCTCACGTGACTTCACATCCTGGTACATACGTCCTCCAGTGGAAGTTCTTCGACAAGCATCACTTGGGCCCCTCGTCCGTGAGTCCCTTGGATGTGATAGCCGATTCGTTGTCGGGCACTCAACATAAGGCCAAAATTATGTACTACTACGAGACGCTGAATTCCGTGGACTATCGTGGATCCATGACGAGCCTCCAATCTTGCCAGAGTGGCTTCTCCACCATTAGCAAAATTTCCATGGGCAAGCAATCGTCGAGTGGAGTGAGTTCGGCCCATTCCGATAAACTGCATTCCTGA
- the LOC131889449 gene encoding nuclear pore complex protein Nup98-Nup96-like, with translation MFGQKSAFASPATNTFGAPQQSTPFGAPAPTNSFGAAPNVTPFGATSFGQPAQNTMGGFGAPNVAAGQTGGGLFGAASNTGQPTGGGLFGSSTANNTTAFGAAPNTGFAGASFGAGSAFNKPATGFGAGSAFGQTNPTNTGGGLFGSTAPNTSTGMFGQPAQPTNTFGATASPFGAAGGFGATNMPNGTTIKFNPTTGTDTMLKSGVTTNINIRHQCITCMKEYEAKSIEELRFDDYAANRKGGGAQTMGGMGQPTGGLFGATNPQPGIGGGGFFGSTPASTQGGSMFGQQAKPLFGGTTGFGATTSASTGFGATNTFGATSGGLFGAAKPTGFGAPTPQAGFGGGFGQPTTTSASGGLFGQQQKPAFALGGTPATSQSGGLFGSSTGGFGQTTQSAFGATNTGFGAPLQGGLGNTGGGLFGQQNKPAGFGGFGGTTTSSAPAFGGGFGTNTATQAAPFGQTKPAFGFGAPAGNAAPSFGFGTNTQQPQASGGMFGQQKPATLSFGGSTTMGQAPLGGTSFGGGFGAANNATGGGMFGTAPQNKPGGMFGSTGSTFGAPTGGAFGSTLGAPSAFGTGMAPSYGAPNLGGMMGNTQPQAPASNANAIQQRLIQLASSPYGDNPLFKNLLQDSGKREEILKPINPASQKALDSNQYKVSPHRNIKGKAKPINGLANRSAIFDGLEDDDVNTSSEMFVPRSSVKKLSLKAKSPASMPQSNGQQNQKEEKSINDTSVVSPANNQSVEESLNLPQVKARGDGSNNMSNVSVIDDSFMVLNPKKSKSKVASDKSDENNSSECSETGEDESENNPCGIRLARKGYYTMPTLAEMGTMVDAKGQCQVENFTVGRVGYGNIFFPGVTNVMGLNLDEILFIRYKEVIVYPDETKKPPQGEGLNKKAQITLDKVWPVDKTSRDNVTSPRKLAEMNYEERLQKACLKLGARFVEYRPETGSWVFKVEHFSRYGLDDSDEDEPSKEVKKIKTGVPVKTILESKNPRGDVQTTAAVVHAENTTNEEGEGPSPVSNEVARRQTRDPSAKDRSLSSDHDRSDLGTSRAVSPPAEQLARIRASAPKVMMMKAALFDDDEEFMDLSGSKASKARPVILEARKTVLDQTDSLVEDIAHSLLMGSTSQGGPSAAASLLRSRFLMDPARNESTNSMLLSTASYTPSKRIPTYTLHSAYDSYVTLPNSGSSDKVKIIIPKHIDQLPSLTRSVLANRWKVFADSGLFMSRSFRVGWFTPLRLTNIGYTPGMRGQTKPSFSQVGLEHVSTSCFGNADDVQIQSIEGWLQSNLEVSNLSFEKPGEDFPKFSSKDGVDTLHSHVKEAYEQLSRQKSANEAFGRSMEAYEQLSRQKSANEAFGRSMKHFKQVFDLCEVLWGRVTEQQRYEPDSHEITMKRREGLSKWLHDAVGHLVKRNIERAKARGDHVDEVLALIEGHNVNEACEKAQSQGDHFSALLIATTGGNNTLNGQMVLQQLEKWQEMECDKHLKSNRLRLYAILAGIPTWAGTDTNVNVCQDLDWKQALAMEFWYLTSPVASIEDALLAYEDAFGGLQDNYSREPTPDYFNGQMDGRTFDVSYHLLKLYTNRSHPLESILTPATHTSDCLDYRLAWLLAKVLRSVGYNHLSKEKEDELHLSFGSQLEDLGLWHWSVFALLHLADPDHRKQTIIDTITRHVKLANEDSEVRETFLHERLSVPIPWIAEAKATKAAFMRNPKDQAYYLIKAKFWAEAHRVIVTQVAPEAIINEDYEYLMLLLSQLCSEDICSSIVDWNVQGKVFFDFISVDSDVKRLVNNQDPETLNYEIERLRPIIGSLANRISSLRTETAKERLCRAEIAKRVAHLMRAIFSLDTANKTGGDGSLGAGPSRVLAEHLSQLPLPEDYALQELRTLTRNYMMEIIES, from the exons ATGTTCGGCCAGAAGTCGGCCTTTGCCTCGCCGGCCACCAACACGTTTGGTGCGCCTCAGCAATCCACGCCATTCGGCGCACCGGCCCCCACTAACTCGTTTGGGGCGGCGCCCAATGTTACGCCATTCGGAGCCACTTCTTTTGGTCAGCCCGCTCAGAACACCATGGGTGGCTTTGGTGCGCCCAACGTGGCCGCCGGCCAGACGGGCGGTGGCCTCTTTGGCGCCGCCAGTAATACGGGTCAGCCCACAGGGGGAGGTCTCTTTGGCTCGTCTACGGCCAATAATACCACGGCTTTTGGAGCGGCTCCCAACACGGGATTCGCTGGAGCCTCATTCGGGGCCGGATCGGCCTTTAACAAGCCCGCTACGGGCTTCGGTGCGGGCTCGGCCTTCGGTCAAACTAATCCCACCAATACGGGTGGCGGTCTTTTCGGTTCGACCGCTCCCAATACGAGCACGGGTATGTTTGGTCAACCGGCTCAACCCACGAATACGTTTGGCGCCACGGCCTCGCCTTTTGGCGCGGCTGGTGGATTTGGCGCCACCAATATGCCCAATGGTACCACGATCAAGTTCAACCCCACCACTGGCACTGACACCATGCTCAAGTCGGGCGTGACCACCAATATCAATATTCGCCATCAGTGCATTACCTGCATGAAAGAATATGAAGCCAAGTCGATCGAAGAGTTGCGGTTTGATGATTATGCGGCTAACCGGAAAGGCGGTGGAGCCCAGACCATGGGCGGCATGGGACAACCCACCGGAGGGCTCTTTGGCGCCACTAACCCACAACCTGGCATTGGGGGTGGGGGATTTTTTGGCTCGACACCCGCTTCCACGCAAGGTGGTTCCATGTTTGGTCAACAAGCTAAGCCCCTATTTGGCGGTACTACGGGATTTGGGGCCACCACCTCGGCCTCCACTGGATTTGGTGCCACTAACACCTTCGGGGCAACGTCTGGCGGATTGTTCGGGGCGGCTAAGCCCACCGGATTTGGCGCACCTACCCCTCAAGCCGGATTCGGGGGTGGTTTCGGCCAACCCACCACGACCTCGGCGTCGGGTGGGCTCTTCGGGCAGCAGCAAAAACCAGCTTTTGCTTTAGGAGGCACGCCTGCCACGAGCCAATCCGGAGGTTTATTCGGATCAAGTACCGGTGGATTTGGGCAAACCACGCAATCGGCCTTTGGGGCCACGAACACTGGGTTTGGAGCGCCTCTTCAAGGGGGCCTGGGCAACACGGGGGGAGGTCTCTTTGGTCAACAAAACAAACCCGCTGGCTTTGGGGGATTTGGCGGGACCACCACGAGCTCTGCCCCCGCATTTGGAGGCGGATTTGGTACCAACACCGCTACGCAGGCCGCTCCATTTGGTCAAACTAAACCCGCCTTTGGCTTTGGTGCTCCGGCGGGCAATGCCGCTCCCTCGTTTGGATTCGGAACGAACACTCAGCAACCGCAAGCTAGTGGAGGTATGTTTGGGCAACAGAAGCCGGCTACTCTCTCTTTTGGAGGGAGCACCACCATGGGACAGGCGCCCTTGGGCGGAACATCCTTTGGTGGTGGCTTTGGGGCAGCCAACAATGCGACAGGGGGAGGAATGTTTGGCACGGCACCTCAAAACAAACCCGGAGGCATGTTCGGTTCCACGGGATCCACTTTTGGCGCGCCCACAGGAGGAGCGTTTGGTTCCACTTTGGGAGCTCCATCGGCCTTTGGCACGGGAATGGCTCCTAGTTATGGTGCGCCTAACCTTGGGGGAATGATGGGCAACACGCAGCCCCAAGCCCCCGCCTCCAATGCTAATGCCATTCAACAACGATTAATCCAACTCGCTTCCAGCCCCTATGGAGACAACCCTTTATTCAAGAACCTGTTGCAAGACTCAGGCAAGCGCGAAGAGATCCTCAAGCCCATCAATCCTGCTTCGCAGAaggccttggattccaatcaGTACAAGGTATCCCCTCATCGTAACATCAAAGGCAAGGCCAAACCCATCAACGGATTAGCCAATCGTAGTGCCATTTTCGATGGCTTGGAAGATGACGACGTGAACACTAGTAGTGAAATGTTTGTTCCCCGCTCCAGTGTAAAGAAGCTATCTTTGAAAGCCAAGTCTCCGGCAAGCATGCCTCAATCCAACGGTCAGCagaatcaaaaagaagaaaaaagcatAAATGACACGTCGGTGGTGAGTCCTGCGAACAATCAAAGTGTTGAAGAATCTCTCAACTTACCTCAAGTGAAAGCCCGAGGAGATGGTTCCAACAATATGTCCAATGTGAGTGTTATCGACGATTCCTTCATGGTCCTCAATCCGaagaaatccaaatccaaggTTGCGAGTGACAAGAGCGATGAAAACAATAGCTCGGAATGCTCAGAGACGGGCGAAGATGAGAGTGAGAACAATCCTTGCGGGATTCGATTGGCACGTAAAGGCTATTATACCATGCCCACCTTAGCCGAAATGGGCACAATGGTGGATGCCAAAGGTCAATGTCAAGTGGAAAATTTCACGGTTGGTCGGGTCGGCTACGGCAACATTTTCTTTCCCGGGGTGACGAATGTGATGGGCTTAAACTTGGACGAGATTCTATTCATTCGTTACAAAGAGGTGATCGTCTACCCGGATGAGACCAAGAAACCCCCGCAAGGTGAGGGACTCAACAAGAAGGCACAAATCACTCTGGATAAAGTCTGGCCAGTGGATAAGACTTCTCGCGATAATGTAACCTCGCCTCGTAAGCTAGCTGAAATGAATTATGAGGAGCGTTTGCAAAAAGCCTGTCTAAAATTGGGAGCCAGGTTCGTGGAATATCGACCCGAAACTGGTTCCTGGGTGTTCAAAGTGGAACACTTCTCGCGGTACGGCCTAGATGACTCGGATGAAGATGAGCCAAGTAAAGAggtgaagaaaatcaaaactgGTGTGCCAGTGAAAACCATTCTTGAGAGCAAAAATCCACGTGGAGATGTCCAAACCACGGCAGCCGTTGTTCACGCTGAAAATACTACCAATGAGGAAGGAGAGGGACCTTCGCCGGTGTCCAATGAAGTGGCTAGAAGACAAACCCGTGATCCATCTGCCAAGGATCGTTCTCTATCGTCCGATCACGATCGGTCAGACCTGGGAACATCCCGCGCCGTTTCCCCACCAGCCGAACAGCTGGCCCGCATTCGTGCTTCAGCCCCaaaagtgatgatgatgaaggcagCTCTATTCGATGACGATGAAGAGTTCATGGATTTGAGTGGTTCAAAGGCCAGTAAGGCTCGTCCTGTGATCCTTGAAGCACGAAAAACCGTTCTAGACCAGACAGATTCACTGGTAGAGGACATTGCTCACTCACTTTTGATGGGAAGTACAAGCCAAGGTGGTCCGTCGGCGGCGGCCTCACTTTTGCGCTCTCGCTTCCTGATGGACCCCGCTCGAAACGAATCCACCAATTCCATGCTCCTCTCCACGGCGTCGTACACACCGTCCAAGCGTATCCCTACTTACACGTTGCACTCGGCATATGACAGTTACGTGACATTGCCCAACTCCGGGAGTAGTGATAAAGTCAAAATCATCATTCCGAAGCATATTGATCAACTTCCCAGTCTGACACGAAGCGTTCTTGCCAATCGTTGGAAGGTGTTTGCCGATTCTGGTCTCTTCATGTCCCGTTCCTTTCGCGTTGGCTGGTTCACACCCTTGAGGCTGACCAACATTGGATATACACCGGGAATGCGAGGACAGACAAAGCCCAGTTTCTCTCAAGTTGGCCTGGAACACGTGAGCACTTCTTGCTTTGGAAATGCTGACGACGTTCAAATTCAGTCCATCGAGGGTTGGCTGCAATCGAACTTGGAGGTCTCCAATCtaagttttgaaaaacccGGAGAGGATTTTCCCAAATTCAGTTCCAAGGACGGGGTCGATACCTTACACAGTCACGTCAAGGAAGCGTACGAGCAATTGTCGCGACAAAAGTCGGCTAATGAAGCATTTGGTCGATCAATG GAAGCGTACGAGCAATTGTCGCGACAAAAGTCGGCTAATGAAGCATTTGGTCGATCAATGAAGCACTTCAAGCAGGTCTTTGATCTCTGTGAAGTCCTTTGGGGACGAGTGACGGAGCAGCAACGCTACGAACCGGATTCACACGAAATCACCATGAAACGAAGAGAAGGTCTCTCGAAATGGCTTCACGACGCCGTGGGACATTTGGTGAAGCGAAATATCGAGCGAGCCAAAGCCCGTGGAGATCATGTGGACGAGGTCCTGGCCTTAATCGAAGGACATAACGTCAACGAAGCCTGCGAAAAGGCCCAATCCCAAGGAGATCATTTCTCGGCGCTCCTTATTGCTACCACTGGCGGCAATAACACGCTGAATGGTCAAATGGTTTTGCAGCAGCTCGAGAAATGGCAGGAAATGGAATGTGACAAGCACTTGAAATCCAATCGACTTCGCCTGTACGCGATCTTGGCCGGGATCCCAACTTGGGCCGGAACCGACACGAACGTGAACGTgtgccaagatttggattggAAGCAAGCTCTAGCGATGGAGTTTTGGTATTTGACTTCGCCCGTTGCATCGATAGAGGACGCTCTCCTGGCCTATGAGGACGCCTTTGGAGGCCTCCAAGACAATTACTCACGAGAGCCAACACCAGACTACTTCAACGGCCAAATGGACGGCAGGACCTTCGATGTCTCCTATCATTTGTTGAAGCTCTACACGAACCGATCTCATCCATTGGAATCGATTTTGACTCCGGCCACTCACACATCGGATTGCTTGGACTACAGACTTGCTTGGTTACTGGCCAAAGTTTTGCGATCCGTGGGCTACAACCACTTGtccaaagaaaaggaagacgAGCTCCATCTCAGTTTTGGTAGTCAACTGGAGGATTTAGGGCTATGGCATTGGTCAGTGTTTGCCTTACTCCATCTGGCTGATCCCGACCATCGGAAACAAACGATAATCGACACCATTACTCGTCATGTGAAACTAGCCAACGAAGATAGTGAAGTGCGAGAGACGTTCCTCCACGAACGGTTAAGTGTGCCAATCCCATGGATCGCCGAAGCCAAAGCCACGAAAGCGGCTTTCATGAGAAATCCCAAAGACCAAgcatattatttgatcaaagcGAAGTTTTGGGCCGAAGCTCACCGTGTGATTGTGACGCAAGTCGCCCCGGAGGCCATCATCAACGAGGATTATGAATACCTCATGCTCCTTCTTTCTCAGCTGTGCTCGGAAGACATTTGTTCCAGCATCGTGGACTGGAATGTCCAGGGAAAGGTGTTCTTCGACTTCATCTCGGTGGACTCAGACGTGAAACGTCTGGTCAACAATCAAGATCCCGAGACTCTGAACTACGAGATCGAGCGGCTTCGTCCGATCATCGGATCGTTGGCTAATCGGATATCGTCCCTTCGGACCGAGACGGCCAAAGAGCGTTTGTGTCGAGCCGAGATCGCTAAACGAGTGGCCCATTTGATGCGTGCCATCTTTTCTTTGGACACGGCCAACAAAACCGGCGGCGATGGCTCTTTGGGGGCCGGTCCTTCCCGTGTGTTGGCCGAACATTTGAGTCAACTCCCACTGCCTGAAGACTACGCGCTACAAGAACTACGAACTTTGACGAGGAACTACATGATGGAAATCATAGAGTCCTAA
- the LOC131889109 gene encoding small ribosomal subunit protein uS12m-like: MQNLVSGLGKLALRSSGIASQSFVSLTSLNGRLPSSCRAMSSEINYEDIRADKKMYNHHFHAERVKTRVPRRNPLGENTPFAKGVVLRTLVKKPKKPNSANRKCVLVRLSNGKEMTAYVPGEGHNLQEHNVVLVCVGNLRDVPGVKLKCIRGAYDLGHPVKK, translated from the exons ATGCAGAACCTAGTTTCTGGCTTGGGCAAACTGGCTCTCCGATCCAGTGGCATTGCCAGCCAATCCTTCGTCTCTTTAACCTCCCTCAACG GGCGTCTACCCTCGTCATGTCGTGCCATGTCCTCCGAGATCAATTATGAAGACATTCGCGCCGACAAGAAGATGTACAATCACCACTTTCACGCTGAGCGCGTCAAAACCCGAGTGCCCAGACGCAATCCCTTGGGCGAAAACACGCCCTTCGCCAAAGGTGTGGTGCTTCGCACCCTCGTCAAAAAGCCTAAGAAACCCAATTCGGCCAATCGGAAATGCGTGCTCGTCCGACTATccaatggcaaagaaatgACCGCCTATGTCCCTGGGGAGGGCCACAATCTACAAGAACACAATGTGGTCCTGGTATGCGTGGGCAATCTACGGGATGTGCCCGGAGTCAAGCTCAAGTGTATCCGAGGAGCCTACGATCTCGGCCATCCGGTCAAGAAATAG
- the LOC131889096 gene encoding DNA-directed RNA polymerase III subunit RPC3-like yields the protein MSVAKQKLCHLLLDEVFGSRVAKVGRHLAKWEKCFLADLYQLDQPHECLGVLINHGLVTYGRDPRPTPGVQYEISLDQVIQTIRYPRYLYLIKALHGDNAELILEEVLRRGQETLPKIMEKSLNRIELDENLAKTHKQDLEKTFQTLVKEHFLQRAPHVGTNPEVPGSTVPILDETTRFHVPESIESCSSIYWCLNVDRFHVEFRNKILVSTVTRRIDETAGKLMEFILSLSGKKLEASSRHISITEIYANINKCIDLKLRQYKDHYLKVLEEDRTRFIDRVGDEGGGTYVVNFKHIFTVLGSAVVENVVQEKFNSKALRIFRVVRDKLYVEESQIQKLVMIPARETKLMTYQLLENNFIQVQELRKSLSANVVAKSFYLFHVDLNQVARMVQEMCYMSLSNAIIRKNHELQINARLLEKQDRIDSITSNINASEEFVSEEERTQQLEEVQDMLSPAEHDLVKQIRRCGDKLHSSLAQVDETLLVLELFLKL from the exons ATGTCTGTCGCGAAGCAAAAGCTTTGTCATCTCCTTTTGGACGAGGTCTTTGGTTCGCGTGTCGCTAAAGTCGGCCGTCATCTGGCCAAATGGGAGAAGTGCTTTTTAGCCGATCTCTATCAACTAGACCAACCTCACGAGTGCTTGGGGGTTCTCATAAACCACGGACTGGTCACCTATGGTCGCGATCCTCGACCCACGCCCGGAGTTCAATATGAAATCAGCTTGGACCAAGTGATTCAAACGATTCGATACCCGCGGTATTTATACCTAATCAAAGCCTTACATGGAGATAACGCTGAACTAATTCTGGAGGAAGTTCTACGACGAGGCCAAGAGACTCTGCCCAAAATTATGGAAAAGTCTCTCAACCGGATTGAATTGGACGAAAACCTAGCCAAGACCCACAAGCAAGACCTTGAAAAGACCTTTCAAACATTGGTTAAGGAACATTTTCTCCAAAGAGCTCCACATGTGGGCACAAATCCAGAGGTTCCAGGCTCTACGGTGCCTATTTTGGACGAGACCACCCGTTTCCACGTACCCGAGTCTATTGAAAGTTGCTCATCGATTTATTGGTGTCTCAATGTGGATCGCTTCCATGTGGAATTCCGGAATAAAATCCTCGTCAGTACGGTCACTAGGCGGATCGATGAGACGGCGGGAAAACTGATGGAATTCATCCTTTCCTTGAGCGGAAAGAAATTGGAAGCCTCATCCAGACATATTTCGATCACCGAGATCTATGCCAATATCAACAAGTGCATCGATCTCAAATTGCGACAGTACAAGGATCATTATCTCAAGGTTTTGGAGGAGGATCGGACGCGTTTCATCGATCGCGTGGGAGACGAAGGCGGTGGCACTTACGTGGTCAATTTCAAGCACATCTTTACTGTACTCGGATCAGCCGTGGTCGAGAACGTGGTCCAAGAGAAATTCAACTCCAAGGCGTTGCGAATATTTAG GGTTGTGCGAGACAAGTTGTACGTGGAAGAATCGCAAATTCAGAAACTGGTCATGATTCCCGCGCGAGAGACTAAATTGATGACCTATCAACTCCTCGAGAACAACTtcatccaagtccaagagCTTCGGAAATCGCTCTCGGCCAATGTGGTCGCCAAATCATTCTACTTGTTCCATGTCGATTTGAACCAA GTCGCTCGGATGGTCCAAGAAATGTGTTACATGTCGCTCTCGAATGCCATTATCCGGAAGAATCATGAGCTTCAAATTAACGCTCGATTATTGGAGAAACAG GATCGGATCGATTCAATCACGAGTAACATCAATGCCTCGGAAGAATTCGTCTCGGAAGAAGAGCGAACGCAGCAACTTGAAGAGGTTCAAGACATG CTCTCCCCGGCTGAGCACGATTTGGTCAAACAGATCCGTCGTTGTGGCGACAAACTTCATTCCAGTCTGGCCCAAGTCGACGAGACTCTCCTGGTGTTGGAACTCTTTCTCAAGCTCTAA